The following proteins are encoded in a genomic region of Phaeodactylum tricornutum CCAP 1055/1 chromosome 1, whole genome shotgun sequence:
- the BGS1 gene encoding predicted protein (Alternative splicing variant 2) yields MIARMGYPAIRFLAALSVAYLASRASSTQRLFSGTLSAVFAGFLTYTYLEPLFVPVGSDTAMVFLYILSINASLVGLSLGVLLPVIFPGFCFGSAIVLLVGCFLHLANSYFFPVVGVVCAIVSAVLSSRTNSTFFLLLATIMEAGAVAACLVLKPMLPYLMDIVRGYPYYPHADDGTAPDVSVAKELLYGLVWVASSLLVAASIVYRDGHVADLNPWRLFRSHNYTAVPTTIGDSNSKLGRENSLISPHRDPPGNQDTYNMFDPGKLPPRLAEYANLVYSACEDLGNFFGFQDSSVRNQAEHLLILLSNNRRYMSSHILPPSVQPPSPIHALHAKVFSNYVKWCRAMGVSPNFSKMNTSMNAPPAVASRVVDLVLYFCVWGEACNLRHMAECVWFLYHKTMEEYIRSEGYTQTRSLYAGHFLDFVITPIYDIVAKNMRSDADHPDKRNYDDFNEYFWSRNCLQFRYSSENLDADDIEGTGGIAGPLNGELYPPIAEGLSKAPKTFLEKRSWLRGILALNRILEWHIVTFYLLGVVAFSRELVWGWVFSLQVASAVFWIFNALHLCWALLEVWGSYPGIQLSGTDVCGSVFVLAARFLTLVYQTLYLMWAFSPQKGIHLGIEADSTFWWWQYVWLSLLVMIPYFIEMFLQIIPSLATRIYTSQNDYVQSFLNILYPLSRLYVGKEVHESFGHTIVYIAFWTTLMAWKLFFSYVFEVHSMVLPSLQLTDDYLNYPNQSFTKMILLLSLRWLPQFIVYLIDMSIWYAAWQAFAGTSVGFSDHLGDIRSIDDIRMNFGRAPEHFCKKMLSQDAGSRRGSSASFLSSSGNNLSEGSSLLGADPHMLQSYVNRLLDVRIQKWVMFSAAWNEIIDHFREEDIISTTESDNLKFSQFDGFSQAIYLPVFQTAGVIDDVLSELERPAEEYKDLRTGEYTDESFFKPIASHVTMQTAVAEVWELGSFIFLQVLGPVHSKDIHAVVAMMNKWIESETMSGCLKLETMRGVMKHFVDVVRILERGIVTRNPTTRPKSLTKRAPEAKPTMKRSRVRRVVSAGSLSSLDAESKNREMKNQHEVRESVDVKIIDALRDQVRDKFRSLTHAVKGMLKNTASNKDSRDVLDRLTFLGSMENGFFWDDSYASEQLDVASKNETFKAVLKKMHGLVCMHPDDAEPKSKEVRRRLTFFVNSLFMDMPNAPSIHDMFSWNVLTPYYSEDVTYSKDDLEKRSDALGVSTLLYLQTLYRSDWNNFLERLGIKDEDKVWSKKYVNETRRWASIRAQTLSRTVNGMMYCEKALRLLANLERLDEDTTNDLMGEKFGYIVSCQMYGKMKRNQDSKADDIEALMHRFPLMRVAYIDNIRLNRSGASAFYSVLVKSDRRGNIQEVYRVRLPGDPVLGEGKPENQNHAMIFTRGEYVQTIDMNQEGYFEEALKMRNCLQEFAKREGPLPTTILGLREHIFTGSVSSLANYMALQEISFVTLGQRVLTRPLHIRLHYGHPDIFDKLFFITRGGVSKASRGINLSEDIFAGYNNVIRGGSVGFKEYVQIGKGRDVGMSQIYKFEAKLSQGAAEQSLSRDVYRMCNRLDFCRLLSFYYGGIGHYFSNVLTIFTVYVVVYLMTVLAIYDLEKIGQRLITPMGTIQMLLGGLGLLQTIPLFATLGVERGWLASMQEIFLVFVTGGPLHFMFHIQTKATYMAQTILVGGAKYRPTGRGFVTQHTPMDEQFRFFAASHLYLGVELAAGLILMGTYTDAGQYAGRTWSLWLAAASFLCSPFWFNPLTFDWNVVTSDYGLWLKWIRGTSGGASKSWSMWYNEENSFWKQLPLTSKLLYLIKAVVYLVIGEGIRRSALFRSDITLNPPTIGVGKILIFLAVLIVVGRIFSAHERTMPYPVRRTIGILIFSGMFAGIITLFIEDTNYIRYGMAAYYGLGAVCLAGLLFGFRIVKYLYWLHDIVCAHLIFIPLFILGALQLPGMIQTWLLYHNALSTDVVVSDILRYARKTQESGAGGEKTEDLVEQISELRKVVQRQEQALASAGFTGGDGQLVSSASIGSAMSNNYLISAPDQPQIRQASDAGRGYGRALSLSGLDVWGNMALGDVQAEDLRQTDLTPDTIPQRGTPGQTTTVAQGFSFSQPDTMPPRL; encoded by the exons ATGATTGCTAGAATGGGATACCCGGCGATCCGGTTTTTAGCCGCCTTGAGTGTTGCTTACTTGGCGAGTCGCGCCTCTTC GACACAACGACTGTTCTCGGGCACTCTTTCGGCGGTCTTTGCAGGATTTTTGACATATACGTACTTGGAACCACTCTTTGTTCCAGTCGGATCCGACACAGCCATGGTCTTCCTATACATTCTATCGATCAACGCGTCGCTTGTCGGTTTGTCTCTTGGTGTGCTTCTGCCCGTAATCTTTCCAGGATTCTGCTTCGGCAGTGCCATCGTCCTGCTCGTAGGTTGCTTCCTTCATCTGGCCAACTCGTACTTTTTCCCCGTGGTGGGCGTAGTTTGTGCGATTGTCTCCGCTGTTTTGTCGTCCCG AACCAACTCgacctttttcttgttgttggccACCATTATGGAGGCTGGTGCGGTTGCCGCGTGTTTGGTGCTCAAACCCATGTTGCCCTACCTCATGGACATTGTGAGGGGTTACCCTTACTATCCCCACGCGGACGACGGTACCGCACCCGATGTATCCGTTGCGAAGGAGCTCTTGTACGGTCTCGTGTGGGTAGCTTCTTCGCTTTTGGTAGCGGCCTCGATTGTTTATCGAGACGGCCACGTTGCTGACTTGAATCCATGGCGCCTCTTCCGATCGCATAACTACACCGCCGTACCGACTACGATTGGggacagcaacagcaaattgGGACGAGAAAACTCACTGATTTCCCCTCACCGTGATCCGCCGGGAAACCAGGATACCTACAACATGTTTGATCCGGGTAAATTACCTCCGCGTTTGGCAGAGTACGCCAATCTGGTGTACTCGGCGTGTGAAGATCTGGGCAACTTTTTTGGCTTTCAGGATTCCTCGGTTCGGAACCAGGCAGAGCACTTGTTGATCTTGCTCAGCAACAATCGGCGGTATATGAGCTCACACATTCTTCCACCTTCGGTCCAGCCCCCGAGTCCCATTCACGCTTTGCACGCCAAAGTCTTTTCGAATTACGTCAAGTGGTGCCGAGCCATGGGTGTTTCGccaaacttttccaaaatgaatACGTCCATGAATGCGCCACCAGCGGTGGCCAGTCGCGTAGTCGATTTGGTTCTTTACTTTTGCGTTTGGGGCGAGGCGTGCAATCTCCGTCACATGGCCGAGTGTGTCTGGTTCTTGTACCACAAGACCATGGAGGAGTACATTCGAAGCGAAGGATATACGCAAACGCGAAGTTTGTACGCCGGACACTTTCTGGACTTTGTGATTACACCAATTTATGACATCGTGGCCAAG AACATGAGGTCTGATGCGGATCATCCCGATAAACGGAACTACGATGACTTTAACGAGTACTTCTGGTCCCGCAACTGTCTCCAGTTTCGTTATTCTTCGGAGAACCTGGATGCGGACGATATTGAGGGCACCGGAGGCATTGCTGGTCCATTGAACGGTGAGCTTTATCCTCCCATTGCGGAAGGTCTCAGCAAAGCTCCCAAGACCTTTCTGGAGAAGCGCTCTTGGCTCCGGGGTATTTTAGCTCTAAACAGGATTTTGGAGTGGCACATCGTTACCTTTTACTTACTTGGAGTGGTGGCTTTTTCTCGCGAACTCGTTTGGGGTTGGGTATTTTCCCTTCAAGTTGCGAGTGCCGTATTCTGGATCTTCAACGCTTTGCATCTTTGCTGGGCCCTTTTGGAAGTTTGGGGCAGCTACCCTGGTATCCAACTATCTGGTACCGATGTCTGTGGCTCGGTGTTTGTGTTGGCTGCTCGCTTTCTGACTCTTGTCTACCAGACACTCTATTTGATGTGGGCTTTCTCGCCACAGAAAGGAATTCATTTAGGTATCGAGGCCGACTCAACGTTTTGGTGGTGGCAGTACGTTTGGCTATCTTTGCTTGTGATGATTCCTTACTTCATCGAGATGTTCTTGCAGATTATTCCCTCGCTAGCGACCCGTATCTACACGAGTCAGAACGACTATGTGCAGTCATTTCTAAACATACTCTATCCCCTCAGCCGTTTATACGTTGGCAAAGAGGTTCACGAATCGTTTGGGCACACCATCGTTTACATTGCATTTTGGACGACGCTGATGGCTTGGaagcttttcttttcctACGTCTTTGAGGTTCACTCCATGGTGCTTCCTTCCCTCCAATTGACGGATGATTATTTGAACTACCCAAACCAGAGCTTCACAAAAATGATTCTGTTGTTGAGTCTACGCTGGCTCCCGCAGTTCATCGTATATTTGATTGACATGAGTATCTGGTACGCGGCATGGCAGGCGTTCGCCGGAACGTCAGTAGGATTTTCCGATCATCTCGGGGACATTCGCTCAATAGACGACATTCGAATGAATTTTGGACGCGCACCGGAGCATTTTTGTAAAAAGATGCTGTCTCAGGATGCCGGAAGTCGTCGCGGCTCTTCTGCAAGTTTCTTGTCCTCGTCTGGAAACAACCTCTCCGAAGGGTCGTCGCTTCTTGGCGCAGACCCACACATGTTGCAAAGCTATGTCAATCGACTACTAGACGTTCGTATCCAAAAGTGGGTAATGTTTAGTGCGGCATGGAATGAAATCATTGACCACTTTCGCGAAGAAGACATAATCTCGACCACCGAAAGTGACAACTTGAAGTTTAGTCAATTCGATGGGTTTAGTCAGGCGATATACCTACCTGTATTTCAAACCGCAGGGGTTATTGATGATGTTCTTTCTGAACTTGAGCGACCAGCCGAGGAATACAAAGATCTACGGACTGGCGAGTATACCGACGAGAGCTTTTTTAAACCCATAGCTTCACATGTTACAATGCAGACGGCCGTCGCGGAGGTATGGGAGCTTGGCTCGTTCATCTTTCTTCAAGTGCTCGGCCCTGTCCACAGCAAGGACATACATGCCGTCGTTGCGATGATGAACAAGTGGATTGAATCAGAAACAATGTCTGGATGTTTAAAGCTCGAAACAATGAGAGGTGTCATGAAACATTTTGTTGATGTGGTCCGCATCCTCGAACGCGGCATAGTGACGCGGAATCCGACCACTCGACCGAAATCACTAACGAAGAGAGCTCCAGAAGCAAAGCCGACTATGAAAAGATCGAGAGTGCGCCGTGTTGTTAGTGCTGGATCGTTAAGCAGCTTAGATGCCGAGAGCAAAAATCGCGAAATGAAAAATCAACACGAAGTCCGTGAGTCTGTCGATGTAAAGATAATTGACGCGTTGAGAGATCAAGTTCGTGACAAGTTTCGAAGCTTAACCCATGCCGTGAAGGGCATGCTGAAGAATACGGCTTCAAACAAAGACTCTCGTGATGTTCTTGATCGTCTGACATTCCTCGGGAGTATGGAAAACGGATTCTTTTGGGACGATTCATACGCCTCTGAACAGCTTGACGTAGCGTCGAAGAACGAGACATTTAAAGCTGTACTAAAGAAGATGCACGGATTGGTTTGTATGCATCCAGATGATGCTGAGCCTAAGTCAAAGGAGGTCCGCCGTCGTTTGACTTTCTTCGTGAATTCGCTTTTCATGGATATGCCAAACGCGCCCTCTATTCATGACATGTTTTCTTGGAACGTCCTTACACCTTATTACTCGGAAGATGTGACGTACAGCAAAGACGATCTTGAGAAGCGATCAGATGCCTTAGGTGTGTCAACATTGCTGTATCTCCAGACTCTTTATCGATCAGACTGGAATAACTTTCTTGAGAGATTAGGTATCAAGGACGAAGATAAGGTGTGGTCGAAGAAGTACGTAAACGAAACTAGACGTTGGGCGAGTATCCGCGCCCAGACACTCTCTCGAACCGTCAATGGTATGATGTACTGTGAAAAAGCACTTCGCCTGTTGGCTAATCTTGAAAGactcgacgaagacacaACGAATGACCTTATGGGAGAAAAGTTTGGATACATTGTATCATGTCAAATGTACGGAAAAATGAAGAGAAATCAAGACTCAAAAGCAGACGATATCGAAGCGTTGATGCACCGTTTTCCCCTTATGAGAGTGGCCTACATCGACAATATTCGTCTGAATCGCTCGGGTGCAAGCGCTTTCTATTCTGTTCTGGTAAAAAGTGATAGAAGAGGCAACATTCAAGAGGTCTACAGGGTTCGCCTTCCAGGAGATCCAGTTCTAGGTGAAGGAAAACCCGAGAATCAGAATCACGCAATGATATTTACTAGAGGCGAATATGTTCAGACAATTGATATGAACCAGGAAGGTTACTTTGAGGAGGCGCTGAAAATGCGAAATTGCCTACAAGAATTTGCTAAACGCGAGGGACCTTTGCCAACGACCATTCTAGGTCTACGCGAGCACATTTTCACAGGCAGCGTTAGTTCTTTGGCGAATTACATGGCTCTGCAGGAGATCTCTTTCGTGACGCTTGGTCAACGCGTCCTTACCCGACCCCTGCATATCCGTCTCCACTATGGTCACCCCGATATTTTTGACAAGCTATTCTTCATCACACGAGGCGGTGTGAGCAAAGCATCACGGGGCATCAACCTGTCGGAGGACATTTTCGCTGGATACAACAACGTTATACGTGGTGGATCTGTCGGATTCAAAGAGTATGTGCAAATTGGCAAGGGCCGCGACGTTGGAATGAGCCAAATCTACAAATTCGAAGCAAAGCTGAGTCAAGGAGCAGCAGAGCAGAGTCTTTCCCGTGATGTTTACCGAATGTGTAATCGCCTGGATTTCTGTCGTCTCCTCTCCTTTTATTATGGTGGGATTGGCCACTACTTTTCCAACGTCCTGACAATTTTTACTGTCTACGTTGTGGTATACCTCATGACAGTTTTGGCTATCTACGATCTTGAAAAAATTGGCCAGCGACTTATTACCCCGATGGGAACGATCCAAATGTTGCTAGGGGGTTTGGGTCTTTTGCAGACGATTCCGCTGTTTGCAACTCTCGGTGTCGAGAGGGGTTGGCTCGCCAGCATGCAAGagatcttcctcgtctttgTCACCGGTGGCCCTCTTCATTTCATGTTCCACATACAGACGAAGGCAACTTACATGGCGCAAACAATTCTCGTTGGCGGGGCAAAATACCGGCCGACAGGACGAGGTTTTGTGACGCAGCACACTCCGATGGATGAACAGTTTCGCTTTTTTGCAGCAAGCCATCTTTACCTTGGAGTGGAACTTGCTGCGGGCTTAATTCTCATGGGTACTTACACCGATGCTGGACAGTATGCTGGGAGAACTTGGTCGCTGTGGCTGGCCGCGGCATCCTTTCTGTGTAGTCCGTTTTGGTTCAATCCCCTCACCTTTGACTGGAATGTTGTGACTAGCGACTATGGCCTCTGGCTGAAATGGATACGGGGTACTTCTGGAGGGGCTTCGAAGAGTTGGTCTATGTGGTACAATGAAGAGAATTCCTTCTGGAAACAGCTTCCTCTGACTTCCAAATTGTTGTACCTCATCAAAGCTGTTGTGTATCTTGTGATCGGAGAGGGAATCCGCCGTTCTGCCCTCTTCCGGTCTGATATAACTTTGAATCCGCCTACAATAGGGGTGGGAAAGATTCTCATCTTTTTGGCGGTACTCATAGTCGTCGGTCGAATTTTTTCTGCTCATGAACGCACAATGCCATATCCTGTACGGAGAACTATCGGCATCCTAATCTTCTCCGGTATGTTCGCAGGGATTATAACTCTTTTTATTGAAGATACCAACTACATTCGCTACGGAATGGCGGCCTACTATGGGCTCGGCGCTGTATGCTTGGCAGGTCTCCTATTTGGTTTCAGGATTGTGAAGTACCTTTACTGGCTTCACGATATTGTCTGTGCTCATCTCATCTTTATCCCTCTTTTCATTCTCGGGGCTCTCCAGCTCCCCGGAATGATCCAGACATGGTTGCTGTATCACAATGCCCTTTCCACAGATGTTGTGGTTTCAGACATTCTTCGATACGCGAGAAAGACGCAAGAATCAGGAGCAGGCGGCGAAAAAACAGAGGATTTGGTGGAGCAGATATCTGAGCTGCGCAAAGTTGTGCAGCGTCAAGAACAAGCCCTTGCGAGTGCAGGGTTCACGGGTGGCGATGGCCAGCTTGTATCATCAGCCTCCATTGGATCGGCAATGTCCAATAATTACCTGATATCCGCACCCGATCAACCTCAAATCCGTCAAGCTTCCGACGCCGGGCGAGGGTACGGTCGGGCGCTTAGTTTATCCGGCTTGGATGTATGGGGAAACATGGCGCTCGGCGATGTTCAAGCCGAGGATCTCCGCCAAACTGATTTGACGCCGGACACCATCCCTCAGAGAGGCACTCCTGGACAAACTACGACGGTAGCGCAAGGATTTTCGTTCTCTCAGCCGGACACGATGCCACCTCGGCTCTGA